From the Garra rufa chromosome 23, GarRuf1.0, whole genome shotgun sequence genome, the window CTTGTTTTAACAGAGTTGATTGATTCTGTACTGCATAGATGTTGTAACAGCAATGGTGTTATAAATAGACAAAATATATGTTGAATATATTAAATATGTTGAAAAATTAAATATAGTTAAGTTTGTTATTGCTTCTTTTATTCAAAACCATGTACAAATAGTTTTAATCaagagtttaaaaaataaagctttatattctcatttttattaAGTGATTTAAGTTTACCAGGTCAAATGAAAGTAGATTTGCATTACTTTTGCTTTCAGTATAACAAATGGTTTTAAAAATGCTTCATTTGTCATGTTTGTTATCCTTATGAACAGACATCTTGATTGAATCATTAGTTGCCATTTGACCCTCAGaccaaattttctttttttgagaCCAGATCATGTAATGCCGACGTGCTTCAGTAAACTAAATCATTATACAATATTAATCTGTGTTTAACTAAAGTAAAACAGTCAATAACTACAAGAAGCAGTTAACACAACCCCATCATACATAGACAGTATAAAGCCAACATAATTCTATAAATCTATAAACCCACAATGTAAACAACACAAAACGGCAAGACAAAATTTTTGTACCACAACTAACTCATAAAACAGATTCAAAAACGGTCATGTAAATACTCTAAAATGAATTTTCAATTACCCAGGTCTGTGCACCATGGAAAAAGTCAGCTGGTGACAGCACTGCTTAAAAAGTATGTGGCCCAAGTGGTCAAAAAAATGAGAGAAGCCTATTTAACATCACATAGTTTTATATGAGTTAACCTGCTTTTCCTGAGCCCATTACTTACATTTGACTGTGAAATCATTATTAGGTCATGCCATGTCAACTCAACCTCAGCTCaaattttgattttgctaatatttattctgaagaaatatagacatgtatagtgataaaaaaatattacccaaaatattaaatgtcattgaatatttactgagtaatccactattttgtagaggggggagggggggagggggggagggggggggggggtcaaaaaggcaattttcaccttagattcagagtcaagttaatgggtaaaatgacttcagaaagatggcagaatcattatgttatttttacacagagattggtagttctattagCAAAATCTGTtaactttagcaatctttgttgcattatgtgctaATTGTGACCATTCAAAATTGGGGAAAcaacacttttcaagtttttctccaaagtttgcatgcctgtaccTCAagtagtattaaagatatcttaatgacCTTTTTGATTTTTGGTcataacaaactttccttttggcatctttatttttaactcCTATGcaattcagttccagagatactgAAATTTAAATATGGCTtcaggagtaaatcgttaaaatgtacacattttcagtggtcaaaaaccaaatatgggtcagtttgaaaaaatatgatactacttttcttttaaagaggaatgtctaaagaacaaataatgttataaTTAGAGATGTATCTAATTTCTTTGTCATAACAACTGGATtaaacataccagtctgagtgccataaatgttcattttccaaagtttgcgtgcctgTAACTCAAGGAGTAatagatattgcaatatgattttatattctagTTGATAatcaacttttcttttggaatcttaattttcaaggccctacatcattcagtccctgaAATATGAGGATTTCAATGAGGCttaatgtccagattgttgaatgttacccattttcagtggtcgaaaaccgaatgttggtcactttgtatacaactgatatttatttaatttaaagaacCATGTCTTGTAGATAATGGCACATGTGTGCATTGATTAGTCCTGCCCCTAATTGCAAAAATCTGTCGGGAGATGCGTTACTCGTTCAGCTAAAGTCCCAAGCTATGATTTGTTATAAATCTGTCTGATGGCTTGTGTAGTAATGTCATTCTGGCAGCTTTGGAGAAGGTAGAGTATAAACCATGTGTTCCCTTTGTTTCTCTCTAATGCTTTTACTGCAATGACAGTTTTATTATTTGTTCAAAATGATTGTATCAAAGATATTTCAAGTATTTTGTCTATAAAGCACTGTTACTGAAAATTAAATGATTACTCACTGTTTTTGAGTGTATTTCTATAACAGTTTTTTGTCACAGGTGACAAAATCCAGACAACAGGCATCATGACCTCCATGCAGTCAAACTCCACTGGAAATGTTACCTTTGTTCGTCCTGCAACATTTTTCATAAAAGGCTTTTCTAATGTTCCACATGTGAAATACTACTACATGTTCTTGGCTTTAGTGTATGTTGTGACTGTTTTGGGTAATTCATTTATTATGTGTACCATTTATTTGGCCCGCAAACTTCACACAGCCAAATACATTGCTGTTTTCCATCTGGCGCTTTCTGATCTGTGTGGAAGCTCAGCTTTGATTCCCAAAGTCATGGACACATTTTTATTTGAGCACCAGGATGTTTCATATGAAGGATGTTTGGCAAATATGTTTTTTGTGTATCATTTCATGAATCTGCAGTCTTTGACACTGCTTGTCTTGGCTTACGACAGACTGGTTGCTATTTGCTTTCCTCTACGCTATCATGCCATTGTAACTAAACCAGCAATATTTCTGATCATTGGTGTGATATGGATTTTTTCTGTGACATATTTTTCTGTACTTGTAAGTTTGGTGAATAGACTCTCGTTTTGTAGATCTAATGTGATTGATAGTCATTTTTGTGATCAAGGCCTTATCTATAAACTAGCTTGTAATGATAATTCTATAAATATTATGATGGGAAAAATTAGCTTTGGGCTCCTCATGTGCACACCACTCATACTGATAATCATCTCATATTTCTGTATTGCTCTGGCTCTGCTTAAGATTGCTCATGGTGGTGACCGGATTAAGGCCATGAAAACCTGCACCTCGCATCTAATGTTGGTGGCAATTGGTTATCTCCCACTTATAAGCAATAATATTGTAGCCTTAACAACATCTATTGATCCAAACACCCGGATAATTAACAATTCCTTGAGACAGGTAATACCATCTATGCTGAATCCCATAATATACACTCTAAAGACAGAGGAGGTCATGCAATCCATAAAAGAACTGTACAGACACAGTAAGGTAAACACAGCTCAAGAAATAAGAATGAAATATAGTTggaaaaaatgataataataataaaaaaacaatgacaaaGATAATCTTACTGCTTGTCAGCTGTAATCATTGAACAAGTATCTAACAAACGTCACTGATATTGCATGTTTGTTGTAATAGATACTGTGTTGTAAACAGGCCAAATGTGTTTAAACCTCTGGACTGAAATCTTGTAAAGCTGCTTTGTTTTTTCTTCCTTTGCTCAAAGCATTATACTAATAATTTCAGtaaagattctttaaaaatgtttCAGCACATAATTCACCTTAGAATGTAATGAATTTTAGTTAGTCAAGTTTAGGTAGTCAAGTTTAGTTTagtcataagttttttttttttttgttatcatGAACTGAAAACTTTACAATccatatatacagtagtcaacgtTTGAAGTGGAACAAGAACGGGTattattttggttttaggacaattttgaaagtttttgatccacttcaaatgttgactactgtatgtaGATTCTTAAATGAATCATTAGCTGGCATTTATTTGAGTTTTGCTGGCTGTGACCCTCAGACAGTTTGCAAATGAAACAGTGACTTTTAGGTGATTGATAATTTTTTCTTGAGAGTGATCCCAGACCATATGATTTCTTATCCTTCATTGAACTAAATCAATTTATTTGTTATTTGGCCCTGTTAATCTAACAATAATTAGGACAAATGATTACATAAAAAAACAGCACAATGTACACAATACTCAGTACATGCATCTATAAACCCACCTAGTAAATAAAAACAGCCAAAAAGAAactttagattagattagattaggttagattcaactttattgtcattacacatgtacaagtacaaggcaacgaaatgcagtttaggtctaaccaggagtgcaataagcagcaagtgcaggatataggtataatttattagttattatttatagttataggtataatttattataatttattagttaatttaagttataagtgcacttataggagatatgtacagggagaaactatggaaattatttacagatgaaagtattgtGGACATAATTTACAGGTGCTATTAacaattagaatgtacaaatagaggGACATagtatacaggttgctattaaatataatcaggaattgcagattgatatgaacataatatacaggtagctgattactaaagcaggaattaacaaataataatttacaaatgtatatatacatttatcaaaaatttacaaaatgtatgtgtgtaatggaaatgtgcatttacaaatggatatgtacagtgtagtgcaacagATTAAGATGTGCAATGGTAATGGGGAGAGTGTAGGGGTGTGTGGGGTGGGGGCAAAagtgtcagtggggggcagagttcaataaggagacagctctgggaaagaagctgttcctcagtctgctggttctagtcTTTGGGCTTCTGAAGCGCCTGccagaaggcaggagagaaaacagtttgtgggtggggtgagaggaatcctttAGAATACTGCGTGCCCGATGCAGACAGTgcttcttctgaatgtcctcaatggttggaagtggagtccctatgacgcgctgggcagttttcaccacccgctgcagtgccttacactccgcaacagagcagcttccgtaccagactgtgacacagtttgtTAGAATGCTTTCTAttgtgcagcgatagaagttcaccaggatggctgaggacagctggttcttcttaagtgttctcaagaaaaacaggcgctggtgagccttcttgaccaggctggaggtgttggtagtccaggataggtcctctgaaatgtgggtccccaggaacttgaaGGATGAAACTGACTCAACAGCCATTCAGTTGATGTGGATGGGATCATGTGagcctcttcttcccttcctaaagtccacaatgagctccttggtcttggtggtgttaaggagcagattattgtctgtgcaccacatggccaggtgctgaatctcctccctgtaggcagtctcatcgttgttgctccatacacaggcctgcagtcaTGGGTGAAGAGGAAGTAGAGGAAGGGGCTCAGCACgcagccctgtggtacaccagtgttgAGCGTGATGGTAGTGGAACAGATGTGACCTgatctaacatgctgaggtctgttagtcagaaaatccataacccagttgcaaagtgaggtgttaacgtccaggtctctaagtttggtgattaacttagagggtctgacagtgttgaatgctgagctgaaatcaacaaacagcattcgtgcataagtgtttgtattgtccaggtgtgtgagtacagagtgcagcgctctggagactgcatcatctgtgctcctaaTGCCAtggtaggcaaactggtgtgggtccagtgaGGATTAGAAAGAGTccttgaggtgtgagaggaccagccgctcgaagcacttcataatgatgggtgtgagtgctacagggcggtagtcaTTCAGACACGTTGGGTTGGAGTGTTTtggcactggcacaatggaggtggatttaaaacaCCGCTTGGTGCGGTGTAAACGTCTGAAGAGGCaagtgtgatgggtgagtggttGGTTGAGGGAGTGATTTTGGTGGCAGTGTCTATATTGTTTCTTTCAAAGCtagcataaaagtcattaagctcgtTCAGGAAGAAGACATTGGTGGCTGTGGGGGTGGAATGGCTGGGTTTGTAGTTGGTGATAGCCTGAATGCCCTGCAACATGCGTTGAGGGTCAGAATTAGAAAAGTGCTCCTCAAGCTTTAGTTTGtagtagtgttgtcacgatactggaatttctaacttcgatacgataccttgaaaaatatcgacattcgatactattttcgataccacagagaaaaaaactgccacaatattaagggggtaaatttcttttttaatttaaagataaatataacaagtctagaacatgacaatgaggtatatgcatatgtacactgctacagccctgttcagcttcttagcttcatttgagtttgcttcatactttctttgctgttcaaatacaactggtaaTGTTGGTcgtaaacttttttctttttagatcacacttttaaaattaactgaactatctaactaatcttagaacttaagttaatggtaaaatatatttgttaacattagttaacatgaataaacaatgaaaaatacttccaaaacatttattaatcttagttaaaagttaatttaaactataatttactaATACATGAGCTAATTAAAATCCACAATTCTATCTTgatattgatattttttattggaccagagctaacatgatccgttgtatttttattacctaccattatcaaagattaaaatatactgtaacaaatgcattgctcatcgttcataaatgctggttaatagattaacattatttgatgaacagattttaatgctGGATTCATAATCACCGATCCATGCAAGCAAACATGCATGCATCACACGCAAAAACAATGCTCTGGatagacattaagacaaattgcagaatttaagtaatgatattttttttaaataaagttaaataagcacagttaatttacatttgaccgcagttaaagtatttacacgtctaagattcctcaatcagATTATATTAAAGAACTACGGTAAAAAACTggacaacactcatatcagcaacaatactaggcaatcttatttaatgaatcagtaatgttaaaatgagaacagttaccaacctctcgaaattctttatatagatccgggtgtctgtctttcaggtgctttgcgaaattagtggtgttagcaccttttgttagcactgctctgtagcaactcttacatattggcttgcttgtgtacttcggctttccatgttcatttgtaTTATATctgaaatatttccagatagcactcctgctgtgttttctttatcaaacaaagccggtcgcGGGGGCGCCGCACTCACCTTTCTATTCGCTTCATTcgaatgagacgagacaggcactgcggtcacgtgtggtgtttgtcaacgcgcctttgtggagaagtgaaagtgacagctcggctagttTCGATACTTCAGGAAATTAAAATTGGTACCGTTCAGATATtgcagtatcgatatttatcgaaatattgatatttttgacaacactagtttgtagcagtgcttggcctttttgatgcccctcttcagattagccctggaagtgctgtaggcctgtgcatcacctgatctgaaggcagtgttgcgtgctttcagcaggagacgcacctccttgttcatccatggtttctgatttgggtatgtggtgatctgtttctgggttgtaacactgtctatggtaGTGTTAATGTAATACAGGACGGAGGAAGTGTAGctgtcaatgtccgtgtgagagaaacctgtcctggagtgtTAAGTCTGCCcccgctggccacactttgatggtcttcactgatggcttcacatggttgatgaggggtgagtatttggagctgaggaacaaagaaaggtggtctgATTGTCCCAAGTGGGGGAGGAGGGTCACAGTATAtgcttcagccatgtttgtgtatacatggtctaaagttttgTTTCCTCTGGTGTGGCAGAAAACGTTTTGATTAAATTTGGGGAGCACTGCctttaagtttgagtgattaaaatcccccgcaacaataaatgcagtctctgggtgagcagtttgttgtttgctgatggccgCATGAAGTTCGTTCATAGCAAGCTTGGCATCAGCGTCAAGAGGAATTTAGCTGCAGTTATTATGGTGGAGGTGAATTCCCACGGCAGATAAAATGGTCtacacttaaccatgagaaactctaggttagctgagCAGTGTCTCCCAAAAATAACAGAGTTCgtgcaccaagctttgttaacataaatgcacaatcctccgcctctggtcttaccggagtcatctgccgttctgtctgcccggaatgttTGATGCTCAGCTAGAGCAATAGCACTGTCTGGTATACCActgtttagccatgtttcagtgaagatcatgacattGCAGTTCAAAAGTTTCTTGCTGTGGTTGATGCGGAGATGAATCTCGTCCATTTTGTTCACCAGCGACCATACATTGGCGAGGAAAATGCTGGGTAAAGAGAGCTGGTgtggtgttagctttagcttagcGCTTAGTCCTCCGCGCTTCCCCGTCTTTGTTTACGGTCTCGACTACGAGCACTTCCGcccattataataaatgtttatgacCTACTGGATACATTGTTGATATTTTTCACATAGAAAGTGTAGTGATGTATGCTATTATTTCAGAATTCAGATGTTGTCAGTGTGTGTATTACTGTAGCAGTCAGTAATACACAAACTGACATACTGAACATTTTTCAGTGACACTTTCTGCAGGTTACACAGTTgcaccagtaggtggcgctatgtgtctgagtcatttaatcattatttaaaagATTCACTAAATAACATTGATtcttttaaaagcaaaataataatACTTAGAAACATTGAGGCCACAATGTGTCTTAGTATCCAGTGACAGCTTATCTTTCTTCCTTCACACAGACAAGATATGAGGTGCAAAATAAGAAATTACAAGCATTTAAAAACTGGAAAGGTATTCTGCAAATATCAATCCATTGCCAGACAAATGTCCAGAATGTCTTTTGGTCATACCCGTTGAAGCCAACCATCTAGTTCAGTCATGAATACCAATAGGGTAGTCCACTTCCTGGGAGGCATAAGCCAGTTGCATGGCTTTAACGATTCAGTCGATAAAGTCCAACAGAGGAGGGAGGGCTTAGAAGGTGGATGTGGAGCTGGAGAAAGGCATGGCCAAGGTTGAGAGGGAACCACCAAAGAGGAGATGATAGAAGGAGATGCCAAGGAGGAGACGATGACTGGAGAAGCTAGAGTGACAGCGGAAGGAGTCGAGGGAGGGAGATGCCAACCAGGAGCCCAACCAGGCAAAACCAGGGAGATGACAGACTGACACAGTGCCAGAGGAAGTGGAAACCCAGGCAGAGCTGAGAAGATAAAGACCTGGGGTGACACTGAAGGCCTGGAGGGCGAAGGCGGAGCTGCAGGCACGTGGGACTGAGGTGGAAATAGAGGCTTAGCTGGCCTGGACAGAGTCAGTGCAACCGAGGACCAAGGTGAAGCCAGAGGAAAGGAGGAGCCCAACGAAGCCAGAGAGATAGAGCGACAAGGCACAGTCAGAAGAGTGGAAGAGTATGGTGGAGGCAGGCTGAGGCTGGATTGGAGCATAAACGATGACAAGAAAAACAGACTCTAAGTTGTAAGGAGATCTATCACCTCTCATCTATCACCtctcattattttaaatgagtcaaccccccaagattactgttataaacatgagccgcgtctaaaaggtaaagggggaggtgtttctactatttatagcaatattcttaatgtttctcagagaacgggcttcaaatataacttgtttgaagtaatggtgcttcatatagcattatccagagaaacaagtgttaatgataaatccccagtgacgtttgtactagctactgtatacaggccaccagggcacggcaccatacagactttattaaagaatttgctgattttctatctgagttagtgttggccgcagataaagtcttaattgtgggtgattttaacatccatgttgataatgaaaaagatgcattgggatcagcatttatagacattctgaactctattggggttaaacaacatgtgtcaggacctactcattgccgaaatcatactctagatttaatactgtcacacggaattgatgttaatggtgttgaaattctgcagcaaagcgatgatatctcagatcattatctagtctcttgtatactccagatagctaaaactgtaaattcaactccttgctacaagtacggtagaaccatcacttctactacaaaagactgctttgtaaaaaatcttcctgacttatctgaatttctcagcatatccaatagctcagaaaaacttgatgtaatagaaactatggactttctcttttctagcactttagatacagttgctccagtgtgcttaaaaaagattaagaaaaacaatgtaacaccgtggtataacgatcacactcgcgccctaaagagaaaagcacggaaaatggaacgcagctggagaaaaactagaggtttttcgtatagaaaagcattaaaaactgccagatcggattacttttcatctctcttagaagaaaacaaacataaccctaggtatttgttcaataccgtggttaaattaacgaaaaatatagcatCAACAGGTGCaaacatttcccaacagcacagcagtaatgactttatgaactatTTTACTTCcaagccgcccgctacagtatcgcatcagataatgcgttgtagatctcctgagatataattccactcattctctattataggagaggaagaactgtataaacttgttaaatcatctaaacctacaacatgcatgttagaccctattccatctaatctactaaaagaggtacttccagaagacatagatcctcttataaatattattaattcatcattatcattaggatatgtccccgaaaccttcaaactggctattaagccactcattaaaaacccacaacttgaccccaatgaattaattaattacagaccaatttcgaatcttccttttctgtcaaagatactagaaaaggtggtatcctcacaattatgctccttcttagagaaaaatggtatctgtgaggatttccagtcaggttttagaccatatcatagtactgatactgctcttattagagttacaaatgacctgctcttgtcaactgattgtggttgcatctctctattagtgctactggatcttagcgctgcatttgatactattgacaacaacattcttttaaatagacttgaaaattatgtaggcattaatggtagtgcactggcatggttcaaatcatacttatctgaccgtcatcagtttgtggcaataaatgaagtatcatttaaatcgcaagtgcagttgtcaggggtgcgtgcaggagtagacgagacgatagacgatatagacaaaatacaatatatttaatataaatctccaagtggaacaaggcaggaacaaggcaggaacattcacacacatctattcaacaaaaggaccgacagggaactgaactcacagacagacttttaaagacagactaatcaacaaacacaggtgacacagatgactaataattacaaggacaggtgcagggaatcacaatgacgaagggctaaaccaaatgacagatcaacgggggggggggggggaagacaaatgggcaaaaccaatgacaagacagacagaactgtgacattacgcccccctccggaaaggcgcgtcctcgcgccgtggaaaaaagaaaaaaacgagaggggcggaaaaaccaggaaaccagagtcaatgaaggagggggttccggcggaggacgcaacccccggaggaggaccagaacaaaagtccaggtgacacaaaagacagtccatggaggcgacgacggagggaggagccagggaagacataggagggacctgaagcaggagagcaggacccagatcgcagccaggatgacggcccacggaggagccgacggagggaggagccatggtggaggaaggaccgccgactccgtggggccgaccgacagaggcagagcagctggcagaggaacccgaagcggagatggagagccgaagatccagggcgacaccgcggatccggagggccaaggcggaacaggaggctctggcggctgaggcggaggcggagatccggaggtccgcggcggagccggagcgacagaggacgaaggcgatgctgacgggaaggaggagcctgacagagccggagggacagagggacgaggcgaagccagaggagtggagtcccaaggcggcggatggtcgacgactgaccaaggcggagccggagggacgatggagcccggtggagctggtgggccgacgggcgacggtggagaggagggcgtcgagagccgtggtggagccgcagggtcggagggccgaggtggagatctggactcgtaggctggaggcggagctgagggatcctccagccatgccaccgatgttagctggcatccctgcggcgagcccactgcagagatggtgggctgagggtgagcaaggggactgactgatgaaCTCCGGTTCTCTGgacagctgggcggaaccagcggggactcaggacggctgggcggaaccagtggggactcaggacggctgggcggaaccagcggggactcaggacggctgggcggaaccagcggggactcaggacggctgggcggaaccagcggggactcaggacggctgggcggaaccagcgaggactcaggacggctgggcggaaccagcggggaccaggcagattcagatagaagagggcgggtgggagggaagttcaTGCCAGTCAGTGGCTCagtgacaaagtctattaagtcaaacGATATATAATCCAAAACTTCGGAAAAGTCAATAAGGTCCCCAGAGttgtccagctcacccccagcggtgttgcagtgggcagggctctccatttccctcacttgctccacgtcgcaatccaccgtcacagatgtagaatccggctcacgcacctggtcagccggagagggctctggcactgtcgctcgcggctctagtccctcatccgcggtgcgctcgggttcccgctctgcatgtcggggcgatgattggctgctctctgggtcgtgagtggggctgacgtcctcctcgacgaagccgacagtccaggaagatccactggacgccagcacccactcgatgtatccggcaaggctctctcgaggaccctccccggacagctgctccTT encodes:
- the LOC141298928 gene encoding olfactory receptor 1500-like yields the protein MTSMQSNSTGNVTFVRPATFFIKGFSNVPHVKYYYMFLALVYVVTVLGNSFIMCTIYLARKLHTAKYIAVFHLALSDLCGSSALIPKVMDTFLFEHQDVSYEGCLANMFFVYHFMNLQSLTLLVLAYDRLVAICFPLRYHAIVTKPAIFLIIGVIWIFSVTYFSVLVSLVNRLSFCRSNVIDSHFCDQGLIYKLACNDNSINIMMGKISFGLLMCTPLILIIISYFCIALALLKIAHGGDRIKAMKTCTSHLMLVAIGYLPLISNNIVALTTSIDPNTRIINNSLRQVIPSMLNPIIYTLKTEEVMQSIKELYRHSKQIIVCAPHGQVLNLLPVGSLIVVAPYTGLQSWVKRK